In Stigmatopora nigra isolate UIUO_SnigA chromosome 11, RoL_Snig_1.1, whole genome shotgun sequence, the following proteins share a genomic window:
- the tsn gene encoding translin: MLVSAMFSYIQGFLSADQDIREEIRKVVQSLEQTAREILTIVQSVHQPSGFKDIPEKCAKARELFGTVRTHIADLKTKFPVDQYYRFHEHWRFVLQRLVFLAAFVVYLETEALVTREEVARILDIEVVRDQGFHLDVEDYLAGLLIMASELSRLAVNSVTAGDYKRPLRISNFINELDSGFRLLNLKNDPLRKRYDGLKYDVKKIEEVVYDLSIRGLAKEAKSDQ; this comes from the exons ATGTTGGTCAGCGCGATGTTTTCCTACATTCAAGGCTTCTTAAGCGCCGATCAGGACATCCGAGAG GAAATCCGCAAAGTGGTCCAGTCACTTGAACAGACCGCCAGGGAAATCCTCACCATTGTCCAAAGTGTACACCAACCCTCTGGATTCAAAGACA TCCCTGAGAAGTGTGCTAAGGCCAGAGAATTGTTTGGTACTGTCCGGACGCACATTGCTGATCTGAAGACCAAGTTTCCAGTGGACCAATATTACAG GTTTCACGAGCACTGGCGCTTCGTCCTGCAGCGTTTGGTCTTCTTGGCGGCATTTGTGGTCTACCTGGAGACCGAGGCCCTTGTGACCCGGGAGGAGGTGGCCCGCATTCTGGACA TTGAAGTGGTGCGTGACCAAGGCTTCCATCTGGATGTGGAAGACTACCTTGCAGGTTTGCTGATCATGGCCAGTGAACTG TCACGCCTGGCAGTCAACAGCGTGACAGCGGGCGACTACAAGCGCCCACTTCGCATCTCCAACTTCATCAACGAATTAGATTCGGGCTTCCGTCTGCTCAACCTCAAAAACGATCCCCTGCGCAAACGTTACGACGGCCTCAAGTACGACGTCAAGAAGATCGAGGAGGTGGTCTACGACCTCTCCATTCGTGGACTGGCCAAAGAGGCCAAGAGCGACCAGTAG